The Stenotrophomonas indicatrix DNA segment TCAGATTGCAGCCATGGCGCAGGCAGGCGCCGACACCGCCGCCCAGGAATACCAGCACATAGTTGTTCAACGTCTGCATTGCTTGCCTCGAGTGCGTGTTCGCAGGTTCGATGGCGTACGCAATGGCGGGCACGGCCTGCCATCGAACGAACGCCGGGTTCGTCTCAGCAGGAGCCATCAGCCATCTCAGGCGGTTATCGGGGGAGCCCCATCCCCATCGACGGCCATGCTACCAGCCCGCGATGGGTCAGGGCAGGGCAGTCATCACCACGCGTGCAACCTTGCCGCGGCTGACGCCTTCCATCAGCAGGTCATGGGCCATCAGCCCCAGCGTGGCCTCGCGACGGTAGCCCACCTCCAGACCACGCTCGGCAAGGATGTGGGCGACCAGCTCATAGGCCGCTTGCCAGATATCCAGGTGGGCTTCACTGGGCATGTGCATGTAGGCCGTGCCGCGTTCGCCGACCCCCCGCCCCAACGGGCCGAACAGCAGCTCCCGCGGGTCCAGCTTCACCGCATCGGCTATGCGGAACAGCTGTTCGGCTTTCACGTGGTTGGCCTTGACGTGGTCGTTGAGCCAGTTGCTGACCGTTGCCGTCGTCGTTTCGGCGGCACGCGCCAGATCGGCCGGGCGTGCATGCCCGGCGTCCTTCATGGCGACCGCGAGTCGTTGTCCAAGAGTATTCATCTATGCAAGCCAGCTTAACGCGTGGAATCGAAAGAGGCCTTGGCGCAAGAATAAGTTTGATGATGAAAGGGATCGAAAATGGACGAATTCTGGAGCAAGCGGCAGGTCCGCACGCGGCTGGGCTTTTCCACCGACGCAGAGCTCGCCAGATTGTTTGGAATCAGCAGATCCGCTGTCTCGCAATGGCCCAGAGGCTTTCCCATTCCGCCGCTGAGGCGCTACATCCTGCAGCAGCGGTACCCCGCGCTGTTCCCTCTGGATCAGGACCCGAACGATGAAACTGCATGAGATGCGTCCAAGGCTGTCGCAGACAGACCGCTAAGATCAATTTGCTAAGTATGCTTAGCAACATAGGCAGAATCGATCGCCCCGCTCGCAGCGATGGCCTGATCTGTGATGGGCACCCGGGTTCGTTGGCGAGCAGTGTCGACATCGGCACGGAGATTCTTGATCCCCTTCGCCATGGCCTTTCATGAATGATTAATAATTTCAATCGCGAAAGTCGCGCCTTGTAATTGACGTGTCGTGAAATCTGTGACTAATTGGCATCAACCGGTTGTGAAGGCCGGGAGTCTTTCAGTAGCTCGCAAGTGAATCGGTCGACCGTCAACGATGCAGAACAAGTCCAACGGAGGTCGTATGGAATACGGCATGCATGGCTTGGCTGAACGGGTACGCCGCGAACTGGAAGCCAGTTATCACAAACACGGATGCGGTCCGGCGTTCTGGGATACCTACCAGCAGGTGCTTGATCGTCTGGTTCCGCAAGGAACCGGGCGGACCGATGTCACCAACGAAATGGCGCTGATCATCGAACAACTGGGCATCGTCCGTCGTGCCCAGCTGGTACCGCCGCGCCCGGGCGATCCGGGCTGACTCAGAGCAGGCGCCAGGCGCCACAGGCCAGCAAGGCCAGCAGCATCGATGCCAGGGCGGTGGTGCGGGGGCGCCACCACCTGCG contains these protein-coding regions:
- a CDS encoding helix-turn-helix domain-containing protein; protein product: MNTLGQRLAVAMKDAGHARPADLARAAETTTATVSNWLNDHVKANHVKAEQLFRIADAVKLDPRELLFGPLGRGVGERGTAYMHMPSEAHLDIWQAAYELVAHILAERGLEVGYRREATLGLMAHDLLMEGVSRGKVARVVMTALP